In Diachasmimorpha longicaudata isolate KC_UGA_2023 chromosome 4, iyDiaLong2, whole genome shotgun sequence, a single genomic region encodes these proteins:
- the LOC135161896 gene encoding uncharacterized protein F21D5.5 isoform X1: MNTEVKSCYICNDTNSNLVIFLPNNKPIFVGRNVDTKITDTKCSRNQVRLCASYADKCVTVCQTGARPCGFNGCKTKKDEKYMGKHGDIIQILHGKYPYRIEFNPPPSEDRRESINRKKRVCTDSEDESQEFKANKKPKANYCEAKMSREDFKNTDDDDVDEGTSRKILEKVRARAQSPLPSGSKTDDIDYGLSSKIHKETWEDIDKQALMVFTAEGVQSKSKIAAYDMDGTLITTQSGLVFPKDLNDWKILFPGIPGKLKELHADGYKIVIFTNQGGLGLGKSKPNDFKQKIERVVKRLGVPIQVFIATARDSYRKPVTGMWDRCVKFNNDGIPIDKKECFFVGDAAGRPKDWAPKKKKDHSLADRLFALNVGLKFYTPEEHFLGHKPVQYNLPVFDPKVLNDSIDVSDPPRAQLSSKEQEVIVMVGAPGTGKTHVARNYLKDYHHINRDKLGSWQKCVAEMEKILSQGRSVVIDNTNPDPVSRQRFLGAAKSRNIPVRCFLMKTPIEHAKHNNRFRELTDPSHMVVSEIIINSYVDTHSTLVWRCTRFVKLLLLLCLRFLCVLTLYTYVKPYRKNFVEPSMDEGFSEIVKINFVPKFQTERERELYTMYLLEK; the protein is encoded by the exons ATGAACACGGAGGTAAAGAGTTGCTACATATGCAACGATACGAATTCaaatttagttatttttttacccaACAATAAACCAATTTTTGTTGGCCGAAATGTTGATACAAAAATAACGGATACAAAGTGCTCGAGGAATCAAG TTCGTTTGTGTGCAAGTTATGCAGATAAATGTGTAACCGTGTGCCAAACTGGTGCTCGGCCCTGTGGCTTCAATGGCTGTAAAACGAAAAAGGATGAAAAATACATGGGAAAACATGGGGATATCATTCAAATACTTCATGGCAAATATCCTTACAGGATAGAATTCAATCCTCCCCCTTCCGAAGATCGGCGGGAGTCTATAAATCGCAAAAAACGTGTTTGTACCGATTCCGAGGACGAGAGCCAGGAGTTCAAAGCAAACAAGAAACCGAAAGCCAATTATTGTGAGGCTAAAATGTCCAGGGAAGACTTTAAAAAcactgatgatgatgatgtcgaCGAGGGAACGTCGCGAAAGATCCTTGAAAAAGTGAGGGCGAGAGCCCAGAGCCCATTGCCAAGTGGATCCAAGACTGATGATATTGATTATGGATTATCCAGTAAAATCCATAAAGAGACTTGGGAAGATATCGACAAACAGGCATTAATGGTTTTTACGGCTGAGGGGGTGCAATCGAAATCGAAAATCGCAGCCTATGACATGGATGGAACGTTGATCACCACGCAGTCAGGACTGGTCTTCCCCAAAGACCTCAATGACTGGAAAATTCTGTTCCCAGGGATACCTGGCAAGCTGAAGGAGTTGCATGCTGATGGAtacaaaattgttatttttacaAACCAGGGAGGATTGGGACTGGGGAAATCGAAACCGAATGATTTTAAACAAAAGATTGAGAGAGTTGTGAAAAGACTGGGAGTCCCGATTCAG GTATTTATTGCAACAGCAAGAGACTCTTATAGAAAACCAGTGACTGGGATGTGGGATAGATGCGTTAAATTT aacaACGATGGAATACCCATTGATAAAAAAGAATGCTTTTTCGTGGGAGATGCAGCAGGAAGACCAAAAGACTGGGctccaaaaaagaaaaaggatcACTCTCTGGCGGATCGACTATTCGCCTTAAACGTTGGCCTCAAGTTTTATACACCTGAGGAACATTTCCTAGGGCACAAGCCTGTACAATACAATCTGCCTGTGTTCGACCCAAAAGTATTGAATGACAGTATTGATGTCTCTGACCCACCTAGAGCACAATTGTCCTCCAAAGAGCAAGAA GTGATTGTCATGGTAGGTGCACCAGGAACAGGAAAAACACATGTTGCTCGAAATTATTTGAAGGATTATCATCACATCAACCGAGACAAATTGGGGAGTTGGCAGAAATGTGTGgcagaaatggaaaaaattctgtcaCAAGGAAGGAGTGTCGTTATTGATAACACAAATCCAGATCCAGTGTCAAGACAACGATTTCTTGGCGCGGCGAAATCCAGAAACATTCCAGTCAGATGTTTTCTCATGAAAACTCCCATCGAACATGCGAAACACAACAACAGA TTTAGGGAATTGACGGATCCCAGCCACATGGTTGTCAgcgaaataattataaattcatatGT TGACACCCACTCTACCCTCGTCTGGCGTTGCACCAGATTTGTTAAGCTACTGTTGCTCCTGTGtctccgattcctctgcgtaCTGACTCTCTACACGTATGTGAAACCTTacaggaaaaattttgtggaacCGAGCATGGACGAGGGCTTCTCGGAAATCGTCAAGATCAATTTTGTACCGAAATTCCAGActgagagagaacgagagctTTACACAATGTATCTTCTTGAGAAATAA
- the LOC135161896 gene encoding uncharacterized protein F21D5.5 isoform X3 has translation MNTEVKSCYICNDTNSNLVIFLPNNKPIFVGRNVDTKITDTKCSRNQVRLCASYADKCVTVCQTGARPCGFNGCKTKKDEKYMGKHGDIIQILHGKYPYRIEFNPPPSEDRRESINRKKRVCTDSEDESQEFKANKKPKANYCEAKMSREDFKNTDDDDVDEGTSRKILEKVRARAQSPLPSGSKTDDIDYGLSSKIHKETWEDIDKQALMVFTAEGVQSKSKIAAYDMDGTLITTQSGLVFPKDLNDWKILFPGIPGKLKELHADGYKIVIFTNQGGLGLGKSKPNDFKQKIERVVKRLGVPIQVFIATARDSYRKPVTGMWDRCVKFNNDGIPIDKKECFFVGDAAGRPKDWAPKKKKDHSLADRLFALNVGLKFYTPEEHFLGHKPVQYNLPVFDPKVLNDSIDVSDPPRAQLSSKEQEVIVMVGAPGTGKTHVARNYLKDYHHINRDKLGSWQKCVAEMEKILSQGRSVVIDNTNPDPVSRQRFLGAAKSRNIPVRCFLMKTPIEHAKHNNRFRELTDPSHMVVSEIIINSYVKNFVEPSMDEGFSEIVKINFVPKFQTERERELYTMYLLEK, from the exons ATGAACACGGAGGTAAAGAGTTGCTACATATGCAACGATACGAATTCaaatttagttatttttttacccaACAATAAACCAATTTTTGTTGGCCGAAATGTTGATACAAAAATAACGGATACAAAGTGCTCGAGGAATCAAG TTCGTTTGTGTGCAAGTTATGCAGATAAATGTGTAACCGTGTGCCAAACTGGTGCTCGGCCCTGTGGCTTCAATGGCTGTAAAACGAAAAAGGATGAAAAATACATGGGAAAACATGGGGATATCATTCAAATACTTCATGGCAAATATCCTTACAGGATAGAATTCAATCCTCCCCCTTCCGAAGATCGGCGGGAGTCTATAAATCGCAAAAAACGTGTTTGTACCGATTCCGAGGACGAGAGCCAGGAGTTCAAAGCAAACAAGAAACCGAAAGCCAATTATTGTGAGGCTAAAATGTCCAGGGAAGACTTTAAAAAcactgatgatgatgatgtcgaCGAGGGAACGTCGCGAAAGATCCTTGAAAAAGTGAGGGCGAGAGCCCAGAGCCCATTGCCAAGTGGATCCAAGACTGATGATATTGATTATGGATTATCCAGTAAAATCCATAAAGAGACTTGGGAAGATATCGACAAACAGGCATTAATGGTTTTTACGGCTGAGGGGGTGCAATCGAAATCGAAAATCGCAGCCTATGACATGGATGGAACGTTGATCACCACGCAGTCAGGACTGGTCTTCCCCAAAGACCTCAATGACTGGAAAATTCTGTTCCCAGGGATACCTGGCAAGCTGAAGGAGTTGCATGCTGATGGAtacaaaattgttatttttacaAACCAGGGAGGATTGGGACTGGGGAAATCGAAACCGAATGATTTTAAACAAAAGATTGAGAGAGTTGTGAAAAGACTGGGAGTCCCGATTCAG GTATTTATTGCAACAGCAAGAGACTCTTATAGAAAACCAGTGACTGGGATGTGGGATAGATGCGTTAAATTT aacaACGATGGAATACCCATTGATAAAAAAGAATGCTTTTTCGTGGGAGATGCAGCAGGAAGACCAAAAGACTGGGctccaaaaaagaaaaaggatcACTCTCTGGCGGATCGACTATTCGCCTTAAACGTTGGCCTCAAGTTTTATACACCTGAGGAACATTTCCTAGGGCACAAGCCTGTACAATACAATCTGCCTGTGTTCGACCCAAAAGTATTGAATGACAGTATTGATGTCTCTGACCCACCTAGAGCACAATTGTCCTCCAAAGAGCAAGAA GTGATTGTCATGGTAGGTGCACCAGGAACAGGAAAAACACATGTTGCTCGAAATTATTTGAAGGATTATCATCACATCAACCGAGACAAATTGGGGAGTTGGCAGAAATGTGTGgcagaaatggaaaaaattctgtcaCAAGGAAGGAGTGTCGTTATTGATAACACAAATCCAGATCCAGTGTCAAGACAACGATTTCTTGGCGCGGCGAAATCCAGAAACATTCCAGTCAGATGTTTTCTCATGAAAACTCCCATCGAACATGCGAAACACAACAACAGA TTTAGGGAATTGACGGATCCCAGCCACATGGTTGTCAgcgaaataattataaattcatatGT gaaaaattttgtggaacCGAGCATGGACGAGGGCTTCTCGGAAATCGTCAAGATCAATTTTGTACCGAAATTCCAGActgagagagaacgagagctTTACACAATGTATCTTCTTGAGAAATAA
- the LOC135161896 gene encoding uncharacterized protein F21D5.5 isoform X4 — MGKHGDIIQILHGKYPYRIEFNPPPSEDRRESINRKKRVCTDSEDESQEFKANKKPKANYCEAKMSREDFKNTDDDDVDEGTSRKILEKVRARAQSPLPSGSKTDDIDYGLSSKIHKETWEDIDKQALMVFTAEGVQSKSKIAAYDMDGTLITTQSGLVFPKDLNDWKILFPGIPGKLKELHADGYKIVIFTNQGGLGLGKSKPNDFKQKIERVVKRLGVPIQVFIATARDSYRKPVTGMWDRCVKFNNDGIPIDKKECFFVGDAAGRPKDWAPKKKKDHSLADRLFALNVGLKFYTPEEHFLGHKPVQYNLPVFDPKVLNDSIDVSDPPRAQLSSKEQEVIVMVGAPGTGKTHVARNYLKDYHHINRDKLGSWQKCVAEMEKILSQGRSVVIDNTNPDPVSRQRFLGAAKSRNIPVRCFLMKTPIEHAKHNNRFRELTDPSHMVVSEIIINSYVDTHSTLVWRCTRFVKLLLLLCLRFLCVLTLYTYVKPYRKNFVEPSMDEGFSEIVKINFVPKFQTERERELYTMYLLEK; from the exons ATGGGAAAACATGGGGATATCATTCAAATACTTCATGGCAAATATCCTTACAGGATAGAATTCAATCCTCCCCCTTCCGAAGATCGGCGGGAGTCTATAAATCGCAAAAAACGTGTTTGTACCGATTCCGAGGACGAGAGCCAGGAGTTCAAAGCAAACAAGAAACCGAAAGCCAATTATTGTGAGGCTAAAATGTCCAGGGAAGACTTTAAAAAcactgatgatgatgatgtcgaCGAGGGAACGTCGCGAAAGATCCTTGAAAAAGTGAGGGCGAGAGCCCAGAGCCCATTGCCAAGTGGATCCAAGACTGATGATATTGATTATGGATTATCCAGTAAAATCCATAAAGAGACTTGGGAAGATATCGACAAACAGGCATTAATGGTTTTTACGGCTGAGGGGGTGCAATCGAAATCGAAAATCGCAGCCTATGACATGGATGGAACGTTGATCACCACGCAGTCAGGACTGGTCTTCCCCAAAGACCTCAATGACTGGAAAATTCTGTTCCCAGGGATACCTGGCAAGCTGAAGGAGTTGCATGCTGATGGAtacaaaattgttatttttacaAACCAGGGAGGATTGGGACTGGGGAAATCGAAACCGAATGATTTTAAACAAAAGATTGAGAGAGTTGTGAAAAGACTGGGAGTCCCGATTCAG GTATTTATTGCAACAGCAAGAGACTCTTATAGAAAACCAGTGACTGGGATGTGGGATAGATGCGTTAAATTT aacaACGATGGAATACCCATTGATAAAAAAGAATGCTTTTTCGTGGGAGATGCAGCAGGAAGACCAAAAGACTGGGctccaaaaaagaaaaaggatcACTCTCTGGCGGATCGACTATTCGCCTTAAACGTTGGCCTCAAGTTTTATACACCTGAGGAACATTTCCTAGGGCACAAGCCTGTACAATACAATCTGCCTGTGTTCGACCCAAAAGTATTGAATGACAGTATTGATGTCTCTGACCCACCTAGAGCACAATTGTCCTCCAAAGAGCAAGAA GTGATTGTCATGGTAGGTGCACCAGGAACAGGAAAAACACATGTTGCTCGAAATTATTTGAAGGATTATCATCACATCAACCGAGACAAATTGGGGAGTTGGCAGAAATGTGTGgcagaaatggaaaaaattctgtcaCAAGGAAGGAGTGTCGTTATTGATAACACAAATCCAGATCCAGTGTCAAGACAACGATTTCTTGGCGCGGCGAAATCCAGAAACATTCCAGTCAGATGTTTTCTCATGAAAACTCCCATCGAACATGCGAAACACAACAACAGA TTTAGGGAATTGACGGATCCCAGCCACATGGTTGTCAgcgaaataattataaattcatatGT TGACACCCACTCTACCCTCGTCTGGCGTTGCACCAGATTTGTTAAGCTACTGTTGCTCCTGTGtctccgattcctctgcgtaCTGACTCTCTACACGTATGTGAAACCTTacaggaaaaattttgtggaacCGAGCATGGACGAGGGCTTCTCGGAAATCGTCAAGATCAATTTTGTACCGAAATTCCAGActgagagagaacgagagctTTACACAATGTATCTTCTTGAGAAATAA
- the LOC135161896 gene encoding uncharacterized protein F21D5.5 isoform X2: MNSLIFIVFVGLLIWKVRLCASYADKCVTVCQTGARPCGFNGCKTKKDEKYMGKHGDIIQILHGKYPYRIEFNPPPSEDRRESINRKKRVCTDSEDESQEFKANKKPKANYCEAKMSREDFKNTDDDDVDEGTSRKILEKVRARAQSPLPSGSKTDDIDYGLSSKIHKETWEDIDKQALMVFTAEGVQSKSKIAAYDMDGTLITTQSGLVFPKDLNDWKILFPGIPGKLKELHADGYKIVIFTNQGGLGLGKSKPNDFKQKIERVVKRLGVPIQVFIATARDSYRKPVTGMWDRCVKFNNDGIPIDKKECFFVGDAAGRPKDWAPKKKKDHSLADRLFALNVGLKFYTPEEHFLGHKPVQYNLPVFDPKVLNDSIDVSDPPRAQLSSKEQEVIVMVGAPGTGKTHVARNYLKDYHHINRDKLGSWQKCVAEMEKILSQGRSVVIDNTNPDPVSRQRFLGAAKSRNIPVRCFLMKTPIEHAKHNNRFRELTDPSHMVVSEIIINSYVDTHSTLVWRCTRFVKLLLLLCLRFLCVLTLYTYVKPYRKNFVEPSMDEGFSEIVKINFVPKFQTERERELYTMYLLEK, encoded by the exons ATGaattctctcatttttattgtgtTCGTCGGTTTATTGATCTGGAAAG TTCGTTTGTGTGCAAGTTATGCAGATAAATGTGTAACCGTGTGCCAAACTGGTGCTCGGCCCTGTGGCTTCAATGGCTGTAAAACGAAAAAGGATGAAAAATACATGGGAAAACATGGGGATATCATTCAAATACTTCATGGCAAATATCCTTACAGGATAGAATTCAATCCTCCCCCTTCCGAAGATCGGCGGGAGTCTATAAATCGCAAAAAACGTGTTTGTACCGATTCCGAGGACGAGAGCCAGGAGTTCAAAGCAAACAAGAAACCGAAAGCCAATTATTGTGAGGCTAAAATGTCCAGGGAAGACTTTAAAAAcactgatgatgatgatgtcgaCGAGGGAACGTCGCGAAAGATCCTTGAAAAAGTGAGGGCGAGAGCCCAGAGCCCATTGCCAAGTGGATCCAAGACTGATGATATTGATTATGGATTATCCAGTAAAATCCATAAAGAGACTTGGGAAGATATCGACAAACAGGCATTAATGGTTTTTACGGCTGAGGGGGTGCAATCGAAATCGAAAATCGCAGCCTATGACATGGATGGAACGTTGATCACCACGCAGTCAGGACTGGTCTTCCCCAAAGACCTCAATGACTGGAAAATTCTGTTCCCAGGGATACCTGGCAAGCTGAAGGAGTTGCATGCTGATGGAtacaaaattgttatttttacaAACCAGGGAGGATTGGGACTGGGGAAATCGAAACCGAATGATTTTAAACAAAAGATTGAGAGAGTTGTGAAAAGACTGGGAGTCCCGATTCAG GTATTTATTGCAACAGCAAGAGACTCTTATAGAAAACCAGTGACTGGGATGTGGGATAGATGCGTTAAATTT aacaACGATGGAATACCCATTGATAAAAAAGAATGCTTTTTCGTGGGAGATGCAGCAGGAAGACCAAAAGACTGGGctccaaaaaagaaaaaggatcACTCTCTGGCGGATCGACTATTCGCCTTAAACGTTGGCCTCAAGTTTTATACACCTGAGGAACATTTCCTAGGGCACAAGCCTGTACAATACAATCTGCCTGTGTTCGACCCAAAAGTATTGAATGACAGTATTGATGTCTCTGACCCACCTAGAGCACAATTGTCCTCCAAAGAGCAAGAA GTGATTGTCATGGTAGGTGCACCAGGAACAGGAAAAACACATGTTGCTCGAAATTATTTGAAGGATTATCATCACATCAACCGAGACAAATTGGGGAGTTGGCAGAAATGTGTGgcagaaatggaaaaaattctgtcaCAAGGAAGGAGTGTCGTTATTGATAACACAAATCCAGATCCAGTGTCAAGACAACGATTTCTTGGCGCGGCGAAATCCAGAAACATTCCAGTCAGATGTTTTCTCATGAAAACTCCCATCGAACATGCGAAACACAACAACAGA TTTAGGGAATTGACGGATCCCAGCCACATGGTTGTCAgcgaaataattataaattcatatGT TGACACCCACTCTACCCTCGTCTGGCGTTGCACCAGATTTGTTAAGCTACTGTTGCTCCTGTGtctccgattcctctgcgtaCTGACTCTCTACACGTATGTGAAACCTTacaggaaaaattttgtggaacCGAGCATGGACGAGGGCTTCTCGGAAATCGTCAAGATCAATTTTGTACCGAAATTCCAGActgagagagaacgagagctTTACACAATGTATCTTCTTGAGAAATAA
- the LOC135161896 gene encoding uncharacterized protein F21D5.5 isoform X5 gives MSREDFKNTDDDDVDEGTSRKILEKVRARAQSPLPSGSKTDDIDYGLSSKIHKETWEDIDKQALMVFTAEGVQSKSKIAAYDMDGTLITTQSGLVFPKDLNDWKILFPGIPGKLKELHADGYKIVIFTNQGGLGLGKSKPNDFKQKIERVVKRLGVPIQVFIATARDSYRKPVTGMWDRCVKFNNDGIPIDKKECFFVGDAAGRPKDWAPKKKKDHSLADRLFALNVGLKFYTPEEHFLGHKPVQYNLPVFDPKVLNDSIDVSDPPRAQLSSKEQEVIVMVGAPGTGKTHVARNYLKDYHHINRDKLGSWQKCVAEMEKILSQGRSVVIDNTNPDPVSRQRFLGAAKSRNIPVRCFLMKTPIEHAKHNNRFRELTDPSHMVVSEIIINSYVDTHSTLVWRCTRFVKLLLLLCLRFLCVLTLYTYVKPYRKNFVEPSMDEGFSEIVKINFVPKFQTERERELYTMYLLEK, from the exons ATGTCCAGGGAAGACTTTAAAAAcactgatgatgatgatgtcgaCGAGGGAACGTCGCGAAAGATCCTTGAAAAAGTGAGGGCGAGAGCCCAGAGCCCATTGCCAAGTGGATCCAAGACTGATGATATTGATTATGGATTATCCAGTAAAATCCATAAAGAGACTTGGGAAGATATCGACAAACAGGCATTAATGGTTTTTACGGCTGAGGGGGTGCAATCGAAATCGAAAATCGCAGCCTATGACATGGATGGAACGTTGATCACCACGCAGTCAGGACTGGTCTTCCCCAAAGACCTCAATGACTGGAAAATTCTGTTCCCAGGGATACCTGGCAAGCTGAAGGAGTTGCATGCTGATGGAtacaaaattgttatttttacaAACCAGGGAGGATTGGGACTGGGGAAATCGAAACCGAATGATTTTAAACAAAAGATTGAGAGAGTTGTGAAAAGACTGGGAGTCCCGATTCAG GTATTTATTGCAACAGCAAGAGACTCTTATAGAAAACCAGTGACTGGGATGTGGGATAGATGCGTTAAATTT aacaACGATGGAATACCCATTGATAAAAAAGAATGCTTTTTCGTGGGAGATGCAGCAGGAAGACCAAAAGACTGGGctccaaaaaagaaaaaggatcACTCTCTGGCGGATCGACTATTCGCCTTAAACGTTGGCCTCAAGTTTTATACACCTGAGGAACATTTCCTAGGGCACAAGCCTGTACAATACAATCTGCCTGTGTTCGACCCAAAAGTATTGAATGACAGTATTGATGTCTCTGACCCACCTAGAGCACAATTGTCCTCCAAAGAGCAAGAA GTGATTGTCATGGTAGGTGCACCAGGAACAGGAAAAACACATGTTGCTCGAAATTATTTGAAGGATTATCATCACATCAACCGAGACAAATTGGGGAGTTGGCAGAAATGTGTGgcagaaatggaaaaaattctgtcaCAAGGAAGGAGTGTCGTTATTGATAACACAAATCCAGATCCAGTGTCAAGACAACGATTTCTTGGCGCGGCGAAATCCAGAAACATTCCAGTCAGATGTTTTCTCATGAAAACTCCCATCGAACATGCGAAACACAACAACAGA TTTAGGGAATTGACGGATCCCAGCCACATGGTTGTCAgcgaaataattataaattcatatGT TGACACCCACTCTACCCTCGTCTGGCGTTGCACCAGATTTGTTAAGCTACTGTTGCTCCTGTGtctccgattcctctgcgtaCTGACTCTCTACACGTATGTGAAACCTTacaggaaaaattttgtggaacCGAGCATGGACGAGGGCTTCTCGGAAATCGTCAAGATCAATTTTGTACCGAAATTCCAGActgagagagaacgagagctTTACACAATGTATCTTCTTGAGAAATAA